The Cottoperca gobio chromosome 22, fCotGob3.1, whole genome shotgun sequence genome contains a region encoding:
- the mok gene encoding MAPK/MAK/MRK overlapping kinase isoform X1, whose translation MMHYSNWLIGVKNRASLRNACKTPPNIDWGNVVDMQNNNPRPNEKISELAVTTHLWKKGYKTIKKIGEGTFSEVVKTQSLKDGKFYACKTMKQTINSLEQANNLREVQAMKRLSPHANIIQLHELIFDKETGTVSLICELMEMNIYEFIQGRKTPLPDNTVKNYMYQLCKSLEHIHSCGIFHRDVKPENILIKQNGLKLGDFGSCRSVYSKPPHTEYISTRWYRAPECLLTDGYYGLKMDMWSAGCVFFEIMSLHPLFPGTNELDQIAKIHDVLGTPDESILQKFKQSRTMHFNFPPKKGSGISRLVPHCPAPALSLLYQMLAYDSDERISAETALRHTYFREIRLAEKKAETLHRVSGTMDGLESSETHNSLDHIWRPTRLGKQLRGRHTRQTPLISHNMKHVAEPLIRRNVPHYPAELPKLNMVVPGPQISFPVSTMPAFTVTHRGTLPTIASKKCQSRLAKPRDESHRAAFKNYYIPPLDRKHGGC comes from the exons ATGATGCACTACTCAAACTGGCTTATTGGCGTGAAAAACAGGGCAAGCCTTCGAAATGCATGCAAAACACCACCTAACATCGACTGGGGAAATGTTGTCGACATGCAGAACAATAATCCGCGGCCTAATGAAAAGATATCCGAGCTAGCAGTCACCACCCACCTCTGGAAAAAAG GCTACAAAACAATCAAGAAAATCGGGGAGGGCACATTTTCAGAGGTGGTGAAAACTCAGAGCCTGAAAGATGGAAAGTTCTACGCATGTAAAACCATGAAACAGACAATTAACAG TCTGGAGCAGGCCAACAACCTGCGGGAAGTCCAGGCAATGAAGAGACTGAGCCCACATGCAAATATCATCCAGTTACATGAACTGATATT tgaCAAAGAAACTGGAACTGTGTCTTTGATTTGTGAGCTGATGGAGATGAACATCTACGAGTTCATACAAG GGAGAAAAACGCCACTGCCTGACAATACAGTAAAGAACTACATGTACCAGCTTTGCAAGTCACTTGAACATATACACAG CTGTGGGATCTTCCACAGAGATGTGAAGCCAGAAAACATCCTCATCAAA CAAAATGGTCTGAAGCTTGGCGACTTTGGCTCTTGTCGGAGCGTTTACTCCAAGCCCCCGCATACAGAGTACATCTCCACACGCTGGTACAGAGCCCCAGAGTGCCTCCTCACCGACGGCTACTACGGCTTAAAGATGGACATGTGGAGTGCTGGTTGTGTCTTCTTTGAGATCATGAG tttgcaCCCTCTCTTCCCTGGAACCAATGAGTTGGACCAGATTGCCAAGATCCATGACGTGTTGGGGACACCAGATGAAAGTATTCTCCAAAAGTTCAAGCA GTCTAGAACGATGCATTTCAACTTCCCCCCTAAAAAAGGCAGCGGTATCTCTCGGTTAGTCCCTCACTGCCCGGCTccagctctctcacttctctatCAGATGCTCGCCTACGACTCTGATGAACGCATCAGTGCAGAAACAGCCCTGCGGCACACATACTTTAGGGAAATCAG gCTGGCAGAGAAGAAAGCCGAGACTCTTCACAGAGTTTCTGGGACTATGGATGGACTAGAGAGCAGTGAGACGCACAACTCCTTAGACCACATCTGGCGCCCAACCAGACTCGGCAAACAGCTGAGGGGAAGACACACGAGGCAAACCCCTTTAATAAGC CACAACATGAAGCATGTAGCAGAGCCTCTCATCCGACGGAACGTCCCTCATTATCCTGCAGAGCTGCCCAAACTCAACATGGTTGTACCAGGACCACAGATCTCCTTCCCAGTCTCCACTATGCCTGCATTTACTGTCACCCACCGAGGCACACTGCCAACCATTGCGTCGAAAAAGTGCCAGTCACGTTTGGCCAAG CCTCGGGATGAGTCACACCGCGCAGCTTTCAAGAACTACTACATTCCACCTCTGGATAGGAAACATGGAGGCTGCTGA
- the mok gene encoding MAPK/MAK/MRK overlapping kinase isoform X2 encodes MRRLRHTGMHCYKTIKKIGEGTFSEVVKTQSLKDGKFYACKTMKQTINSLEQANNLREVQAMKRLSPHANIIQLHELIFDKETGTVSLICELMEMNIYEFIQGRKTPLPDNTVKNYMYQLCKSLEHIHSCGIFHRDVKPENILIKQNGLKLGDFGSCRSVYSKPPHTEYISTRWYRAPECLLTDGYYGLKMDMWSAGCVFFEIMSLHPLFPGTNELDQIAKIHDVLGTPDESILQKFKQSRTMHFNFPPKKGSGISRLVPHCPAPALSLLYQMLAYDSDERISAETALRHTYFREIRLAEKKAETLHRVSGTMDGLESSETHNSLDHIWRPTRLGKQLRGRHTRQTPLISHNMKHVAEPLIRRNVPHYPAELPKLNMVVPGPQISFPVSTMPAFTVTHRGTLPTIASKKCQSRLAKPRDESHRAAFKNYYIPPLDRKHGGC; translated from the exons ATGCGGCGGCTAAGACACACAGGAATGCATT GCTACAAAACAATCAAGAAAATCGGGGAGGGCACATTTTCAGAGGTGGTGAAAACTCAGAGCCTGAAAGATGGAAAGTTCTACGCATGTAAAACCATGAAACAGACAATTAACAG TCTGGAGCAGGCCAACAACCTGCGGGAAGTCCAGGCAATGAAGAGACTGAGCCCACATGCAAATATCATCCAGTTACATGAACTGATATT tgaCAAAGAAACTGGAACTGTGTCTTTGATTTGTGAGCTGATGGAGATGAACATCTACGAGTTCATACAAG GGAGAAAAACGCCACTGCCTGACAATACAGTAAAGAACTACATGTACCAGCTTTGCAAGTCACTTGAACATATACACAG CTGTGGGATCTTCCACAGAGATGTGAAGCCAGAAAACATCCTCATCAAA CAAAATGGTCTGAAGCTTGGCGACTTTGGCTCTTGTCGGAGCGTTTACTCCAAGCCCCCGCATACAGAGTACATCTCCACACGCTGGTACAGAGCCCCAGAGTGCCTCCTCACCGACGGCTACTACGGCTTAAAGATGGACATGTGGAGTGCTGGTTGTGTCTTCTTTGAGATCATGAG tttgcaCCCTCTCTTCCCTGGAACCAATGAGTTGGACCAGATTGCCAAGATCCATGACGTGTTGGGGACACCAGATGAAAGTATTCTCCAAAAGTTCAAGCA GTCTAGAACGATGCATTTCAACTTCCCCCCTAAAAAAGGCAGCGGTATCTCTCGGTTAGTCCCTCACTGCCCGGCTccagctctctcacttctctatCAGATGCTCGCCTACGACTCTGATGAACGCATCAGTGCAGAAACAGCCCTGCGGCACACATACTTTAGGGAAATCAG gCTGGCAGAGAAGAAAGCCGAGACTCTTCACAGAGTTTCTGGGACTATGGATGGACTAGAGAGCAGTGAGACGCACAACTCCTTAGACCACATCTGGCGCCCAACCAGACTCGGCAAACAGCTGAGGGGAAGACACACGAGGCAAACCCCTTTAATAAGC CACAACATGAAGCATGTAGCAGAGCCTCTCATCCGACGGAACGTCCCTCATTATCCTGCAGAGCTGCCCAAACTCAACATGGTTGTACCAGGACCACAGATCTCCTTCCCAGTCTCCACTATGCCTGCATTTACTGTCACCCACCGAGGCACACTGCCAACCATTGCGTCGAAAAAGTGCCAGTCACGTTTGGCCAAG CCTCGGGATGAGTCACACCGCGCAGCTTTCAAGAACTACTACATTCCACCTCTGGATAGGAAACATGGAGGCTGCTGA
- the wdr20a gene encoding WD repeat-containing protein 20 — protein sequence MLISKMAAEGGGKEMNEIKTQFTTREGVYKLLTLSEYSRPNRVPFNSQGSNPVKVSFVNVNDQSGNGDRICFNVGRELYFYIYKGVRKAADLSKPIDKRIYKGTQPTCHDFNHLTATAESVSLLVGFSAGQVQLIDPIKKETSKLFNEERLIDKSRVTCVKWVPGSESLFLVSHASGNVYLYNVEHTCGTTAPHYQVLKQGENYSVHTCKSKSTRNPLLKWTVGEGALNEFAFSPDGKFLACVSQDGFLRVFNFDAVELHGTMKSYFGGLLCVCWSPDGKYIVAGGEDDLVTVWSFLDCRVIARGHGHKSWVSVVAFDHYTTSVEESDPMEFSGSDEDFQDQMIHFGRDRANSTQSRLSKRNSTDSRPVSVTYRFGSVGQDTQLCLWDLTEDILFPHLPLSRTRTHTNVMNATSPPAGATIITNTSSNSTNGNNSDANTPGTNSLSTTLPRSNSLPHSAGTTTTTANNTNKAGSGGGGGGIGSGIMDSAIATGVSKFATLSLHDRKERHHEKDHKRNHSMGHISSKSSDKLNLLTKTKTDPAKTLGTLLCPRMEDVPLLEPLICKKIAHERLTVLIFLEDCLVTACQEGFICTWGRPGKVGLLSSQNQASSPSGTVV from the exons ATGTTAATTTCAAAGATGGCggcggagggaggagggaaggagatgaACGAAATTAAAACTCAGTTCACAACTCGGGAAGGCGTCTACAAACTCCTCACTCTCTCCGAATACAGCCGTCCTAACAGGGTGCCTTTCAACTCGCAGGGCTCCAACCCCGTCAAGGTCTCCTTCGTAAACGTCAACGACCAGTCGGGCAACGGCGACAGGATCTGTTTCAATGTGGGCCGTGAGCTCTACTTCTACATCTACAAAGGCGTTAGAAAG GCTGCTGACTTGAGCAAGCCCATAGACAAGCGCATTTACAAGGGAACGCAGCCCACCTGTCATGACTTCAACCACCTCACGGCCACAGCAGAGAGTGTGTCCTTGCTGGTGGGTTTCTCGGCAGGACAGGTACAGCTCATTGACCCCATCAAAAAGGAGACAAGCAAGCTCTTCAATGAGGAG AGACTAATAGACAAGTCCCGAGTAACGTGCGTGAAATGGGTGCCAGGGTCTGAGAGCCTGTTTCTGGTCTCTCATGCCAGTGGGAATGTGTACCTGTACAACGTGGAGCATACTTGTGGCACCACGGCACCACACTACCAGGTGCTTAAACAGGGAGAGAACTACTCTGTACACACTTGTAAGAGTAAATCCACACGGAATCCTCTCCTTAAATGGACAGTGGGTGAGGGGGCTCTGAATGAGTTTGCCTTCTCTCCAGATGGGAAGTTCCTAGCCTGTGTTAGTCAAGACGGCTTCCTACGAGTCTTCAACTTCGACGCGGTCGAGCTTCATGGCACCATGAAGAGCTACTTTGGTggcttgttgtgtgtgtgttggagccCTGATGGAAAGTACATAGTTGCAGGTGGAGAGGACGATTTAGTGACTGTGTGGTCGTTTTTGGACTGCAGAGTCATCGCCCGAGGTCATGGGCACAAGTCGTGGGTTAGTGTGGTAGCGTTTGACCATTACACCACCAGCGTGGAAGAGAGCGACCCAATGGAGTTCAGTGGCAGCGATGAGGACTTCCAGGATCAGATGATCCACTTTGGACGAGACCGTGCCAACAGTACGCAGTCTCGACTCTCCAAGCGCAACTCCACGGACAGCCGGCCTGTTAGTGTTACATACCGGTTTGGCTCAGTGGGCCAGGACACTCAGCTGTGCCTATGGGACCTCACTGAGGACATCCTTTTCCCCCATCTTCCACTCTcacggacacggacacacactaACGTGATGAATGCTACCAGCCCCCCTGCGGGTGCTACAATAATCACTAACACCTCGAGTAATTCTACGAATGGAAACAACAGTGATGCCAATACTCCTGGCACCAACTCCCTCTCTACTACATTACCACGCTCCAACAGCCTACCCCATTCAGCCGGCACCACCACAACAACGGCCAACAATACCAACAAGGCTggcagtggtggtggtggcggcgGCATCGGCAGTGGTATTATGGACAGTGCCATTGCTACAGGTGTGAGTAAATTTGCCACGCTGTCACTCCATGATCGGAAGGAACGCCACCACGAGAAGGACCACAAACGCAACCACAGCATGGGCCACATCAGCAGCAAGAGCAGCGACAAGCTCAACCTGCTGACAAAAACCAAAACAGACCCTGCTAAGACTCTGGGCACTCTGCTGTGCCCGCGCATGGAGGATGTGCCCCTCCTTGAGCCCCTCATCTGTAAAAAGATAGCACACGAGAGACTGACTGTACTCATATTTTTAGAGGACTGTTTAGTGACTGCTTGTCAGGAAGGATTTATTTGCACATGGGGGAGGCCAGGCAAAGTG GGTTTATTGTCATCCCAAAACCAAGCCAGCTCTCCCAGTGGAACAGTAGTATAG